The Thermocrinis albus DSM 14484 genome segment TTTTATCCTTTCCCTCACCTCCCTATCTATCTCCTCTTCTTCCTTTACAGCCTCCATAAGAATGTTCCTTATCTTCCCTCTTATCACGTGGGGATCTTCGTAAATTTCCACCGTTTCGTCTTCCATAATGAGATCCTTTATAGCGTTGGCCACTTGGTTCATGCGTTCCCTTCTGTTGGTGTGGATGTTCATCTCCTCTGCCAGTTTTGCTCTTACAACCCTGTAGGCGGTTCTGTAATCTAAGCTGGTTTCTTCCAAAAGAGACAGCTTTTCTCTAAGTATTTCCTTGGTCTTTTCGTCCAGGAGTTTTTCCTCTTCTTCCGCTTTTTTAAAAACTGCTATAATCTTCTTCTTAAAAGTATACGGGTCCTCTGGCTCTATTATTCTCTCCTCTGTGAGCTCCTTCACTATTCTGTCCGCTATTCTTTCCACCAGCTTCTCTGGTAGTCTCATAAAAGGTTATTATACCATGAAGAAACTATCAAGGGTGAGAGCTACATCCCTTTCGTAAGATCCGTCCTCGGTGTTGATAATAAGTGGTTTTTCTATTATCATCTGAGATCTCATGTTTTTTCTTCCGTGTATGCGTACAAGACGTGCGTTTTTGCTCAGTTTCGGATAAAAAAACATAACATGTACGGGTGCTATGTTGTATCTTTTCATATTTTCTACAGCCTCTAAAAATCTAAAAGACGGAATAAGTATATTCAAGTGTCCTCCATCCTTTAGTAAATAGCTGGAAGCTTTTATAAAATCCTCCAGTTTTGTATCCATCTCAAAATGGTATCCACCGTCCTTTGATCCCCAGTGAGCAGGATAGAAGGGTGGATTAACTATAACAGCATCTGCTGTATATCTCTTTAAAAAATGTTCCACATCTCTCACATCTCCCTCCACTACGCTCACCTTATCCTGCAGTTGGTTTACCTTAACGTTGTACCTTAAAAGCTCCAACATGAGGGAGTCCCTCTCTACGGCCAGCACATGACAGGAGTACCTGAGAGCTGTCAGTACACTGAGAGCACCGAAACCTGCCCCAAGGTCCACCACAGTAGAAGTTCTCTTTATACCTCTGAGATGAGCGACGAAGAGAATCTCTATTATGGAGAGTCTGTGCCGTCTGGGTTGACGAAACTTTACCTTACCTCTGAAGAACTCAAACTCCTTAAAGGTTTCCAAATCTCTCCACGAGCTCCAACAGAGTTCTTGCCCTCTCCATCTGTCTGAGGTATTCCTCGTACTCCTCCACTGTGGTGGCTGTGGCCAGCTTTTTCACCGCTTCATCAAAGAGTTCCTTTTCCCTTCCTGGGTCTATGGAGCCTATTGGGTAGGCCTCCTCTGCCAGCACTATCACCTTGGTAGGCGTTACGTCCACAAATCCATAGGTCACAGCAAAGCCGTTCTCCTGCTTGCCGTCAAAGTACAGAAGTCCCGGTTTGAGGAGCGTCATCAGATACATGTGTTTTTCCAAAACTCCTATCTCTCCCTCTACGGTGGGAATGTTCACCGACGTCACGTCGTTGGAAAAAACTATACCCTTAGGTGTTACTACCTCTACTCTTATCATGCTTCTGTATTATAAATCATAAGTTCCCTTATCAGAGTAGCAGGTTGTACTTCCTTTGGACACACGTTGTTGCATTTGTTACAAGAAAGACAGTGATAGAGGTATCCTTCTTCCACAGCCTGTTTTAATCTCAGCTGTGGCTTTCTGTCTCTTGGATCCATCAGGAAACGGAAGATCTTGGCAAAAAAGAGAGGACCCGCGTACCTTTCTTCCAAGGTCTGGGGACAGTAGGACTGGCACGCAAAACACAGGATACAGTCAGAGGCCTCTTCTATCTTTCTGCTTCTCTCCTGCTCTATCCTCGGTTCTTCTTTTCTCTCCTCTATCCAGGCTCCTATATCTCTCAACTTTCTGATGGCTGGATCTATGTCTACTGCCAGATCCTTTATGACCCTGAAGTTCTTCAGTGGTTCTACTATGACTTCCCTCTGGGTGATGACATAAGGAAGTACCTGTTCTTTACATGCCAGCTTGGGATACCCGTTTATGTAGATAGTACATGTGCCGCATATTCCCGCCCTGCAGAAGTGTCTGAAGGTAAGGGTAGGGTCTTGCTCTTCCTTTATACGCTGGAGCGCTTCTAAGAAGGTCATACCTTCCTCGTACTTAACGTGATAAGTTTCATAGCGCACACCTTTCTCTCTGTCCTCTCTCCTTATCCTCAGCTTCAGATACATGGGAGATAAATATAATTCAACCTCTCCTCAACTTGGATAGAAGTTTTTCCCAGAAAGAAAGTCTATGGGGAACAACGCCTATAGGTAACCTGCTGAGAGCTAAGGATAGTTCCCTTGTCAACTCCTGATGAAAGGGGTTCTGCTGCACTATGCTTCTTATGAGCTTTGGGCTGTATCTTATACCTCCTAGGTACATCACCTGAGCAGGTGTAAACTTCTGGCATACAGTGTTTATACTTTCGTAAACACGCCTCGCTTCGTCCTCGTGGCTCACCTTATTAACTATAAGATAGAAGTTCTTAACACCACACTCTAAGCTCAGCACCTTTATAAGTCCGTATGCATCAGCAACGGCGGTAGGTTCAGGTGTCGTTATCACTATAGGGAAGTGGGAAGAGGATACTATGGAAAGTGTGTCGTTGTGTATGCCAGGTGGTGTATCAAATACCACAATGTCGTAGTTTTTCTCTGCGTACTCCTGAAGGAGCAGTATGAGGTTTCTCAGTTGTTTTTCCGGTAAGTTCACTAGTTCCCTTACACCGCTTCCACTGGAGATAAAATGGAGCCCCTCCTCTATAGGTATAGAGATCTCATCCAGGCTTGCCTCGCCTCTGAAGAAGTGATACAGGTTCTTGGGTGGTGCGATACCCAACATAAGGTGGATGTTGCTGAGTCCAAGGTCACCGTCTATGAGAAGCACTCTTTTGCCCTGCTTCCTCAGAATACTACCTATGTTAATGCTCAGTAGAGTCTTGCCTACACCTCCCTTCCCACTGGCTACAGCCAGGTAAGGAACGTATCTTTCCTTACCTTCAACCACCCTCAGGTGCTGGGCCTGACCTTCCATGATTGACCTCCAGTAAAAGTTGAGCCAGAAATCGACCGTTAGCCAACACGATGTCTTCTGGTACACGTTGTCCGTTGGTGAAGCAAAGTATAGGTAGTTTTGTTCTAAAGGCTACGTTAATTATGTTTCCAAAGTAAGCGGTCTCATCTACTTTGGTGAACACTAGCCCCTCCAAAGGAAGAAAGCTGAAATGCTCTACAGCTTCATACATTATCCTCTCATCGGTATTGGCGCTCAGAGTTAGGTAAAGTTCCACTGTAGGTAGACGGTGGAAGAAGGTGGCGAGCTCTCTTATCCTCATCTCATCATACTGACTTCTACCGGCTGTATCCACCAACAGAAGATCCATAGAGGACAGCTCTCCCACGCACTCTCTTAGCTTCTGGGGTGTATCAGCGATACGGAAGGGTATTTCCATAAGATGAGCATAAGTCCTCAGTTGTTCCCGAGCACCTACCCTGTAACTATCTACGGTTATTACTCCTATCCTCTTACCGCTCTTCTTCAACACATAAGCCAGCTTTGCTAGGGTTGTTGTCTTCCCTACACCCGTAGGCCCTAGAAGAGCAATCACCCTAAAATCCTTCCACCTCTCCATGGGTTCCTTTATCATAGGTACGTTCCTCTCTATACCCTCCGTTAGAGACTCCAGAACTTCACCTTTGAGATCCAGTTTCCTGATTTCGTAGTCATACCCACAGGCGGCTTCCATTATAGCCTTTGCCACATCTCGTGCAACACCTCTCTCCAGAAGTTTCTTCATGATCTGGGTTGCCCTCATGGAGTACTCTTCCTGTGATGTGTTCTTTTCCTCCTCTACCTGTGGTCTTTTCATTGTTTGAAGCACTTCCTTCAAAGTTTCCTTGAGTTTTTCCAGTTCCGCGTACACATCCTCCTGCTTTTTGAGTTGGTAAGCAAAATCCTCCGTATCGGGTAATCCTACTGTAACCTCAAGGAACGACCTTCTCGGAAAAGGCAAGAAGGGTATGATCCTCTTCTTCACTATACGGGTGGAGAGAATCACGGCATCGGGTCCATAAATGGCCCTCACTTCTTCCACAGCTTTCTGCAAAGATTCCGCCATGAACTTTTTAATCTTCATCTATAACTCCCAATACCTTTAGGTTTACCTGTCTATCCAGTTCGTTGTAAGAGAGTACCACCAGATGGGGTAGGTATGCTTCCAAAACCCTCTTGATCTGTCTCCTAACAGGTGTAGGTGTAATGAGGAGAGGCTTTGCATGGTGAGGTACAAAGTGGGAGAGTTGGGAAGAGATCTTGGGGTATATAACGTTAATCACCGTATCCAAAAAGTCCTCTTCTTTACCCTCCTGAAGGAATACCACGAGTTTTGTCTCAAGTTTTGGAGAGAGCACAAGGGCGTAAAGTGTACCATCGGTGGTGTAAAGTTTGGTGATCCTCTTAGCCATCCTCTGCCTTACGTACTCTGTCAAAAGGTCTGGATCCTTCGTCTGATCTATATAGTCCGCCAATGTCTCCACTATGGTAATAAGATCGTTAATGGGTATTCCTTCCCTCAGGAGGTTCTGTAACACTCTGTGCAGGACTGACATAGGTACCACATCGGGTACCAGTCCCTGAAGGGCCTTAGGATATCTTCTGGAAACATTCTCCACCAAGTCCATAACCTCTGCTCTACCTAATATCTCATGGAGATTCCGCTTTATGGTTTCGGAGAGGTGTGTCGTTATCACAGTAGGTAAGTCAACCACTACGTATCCCATCCTCTGTGCCTCGTCCTTGTCTTCAGGATCTATCCAGTAAGCTTTGAGTTTAAAAGCTGGATCCTGTGTCAGGCGTCCTTCCAGCTCCCCCTTTGCCCCACCCATATCTATTGCCAGATACTTCCCGGGAACCACTTCATACGAGTCTATCTCCACACCCCTTATTAGAATACGGTACTGGTGTGGTCTAAGTCTGAGATTGTCCCTTATATGTACGAGAGGTATGATGACACCCATCTCCTGAGCTATCTGTTTTCTTATAGTTTTTATCCTCTCTGGAATTTCACCACCCTGGGCCTCATCCACATACACGATGAGGCCATACCCCACCTCGAAGGAGATGGTTTCAGGCTGAGGTACGATCTCCTCTCTCTGTTCCTGTAAAGTTCTCTGCTGAGCAAACACTTTTTCCAGTTCTTTCAACTCCTGTTCCTTAAGGGATCTTCTGAGGGCATAGTAAAGGCCAAAGAGGAGAACCACCATGAAGAGGAATGGGGGCTTGGGAAGACCCGGTAGAAGACCTACGAAGGCGAGAAGACCTGCGGAGAAAAGGAAGACACGAGGTTCTTTTGAAAACTCACTGACGATAGATCTACTAAGTTGGTCTTGAGAAGAGGATTTGGTAACTATTATGCCAGCTGCCGTTGACAGGAGAAGAGCCGGTATCTGACTGGCCAAGCCTTCACCTACTGTCAACAGCGTGTAGGTGGATACAGCCTCCACGAAGGGCATACCTTTACCCAGTATACCTATCAAAAGCCCCCCCACTATACTGAGGAAGAGTATGATAAGAGCTGCGATGGCATCACCCCTTATAAACTTACTGGCACCGTCCATAGCACCGTAAAAGGCCGATTCTGTCTCTAACTGTTCTCTCCTCTTCTTTGCCTCTTCCTCGGTTATTATCCCTGCGTTGAGATCCGCATCTATGCTCATCTGTTTTCCAGGTAGGGCGTCGAGAGTGAACCTGGCAGCCACTTCGGATATCCTCTCAGCTCCTCTGGTGATCACTACAAAGTTGATAATTATGAAGATGAAAAATACGATCATACCTACCACCACATCTCCACCTACTACGAATCTTCCGAAACCTTCTATGATATGTCCCGCCGCGTGTGTACCTTCATGACCATGTAAAAGTATCCTCCTAGCGGCAGCTACGTTGAGGGATAACCGTAGGAGTGTTCCCATGAGGAGAAGAGAGGGGAACGTTGAAAGTTCCAAAGGGTTCTTTATGAAGGTAGTGAGGACCAACACAGTGAGAGAAAAGCTTATACTCAGCGTAAGGAGGAGATCCAACAGAAAAGCTGGTACAGGTAGAAGTATCGCAGAAAGGACTACCACAAAGGCCAGTAAGACCCACCCTTCTCTGTATCCCACGAAGTATAATTTTATCCATGCAGATAAACGAAAAAGCTATAGTGGAGAGAGTAAAGGAGCTGGTAACGCCTCTGGTAAAGAAGATGGGTTACAGACTGTTTGATGTGGAATTCAAACCGGAGAGGGGGTGGGTACTGAGGATAATACTGGACAAAGAGGGGGGAATCACCATAGGGGATTGTGAGGAGGTCAGTAGGAAGGTGAGCGCACTTCTGGACGTGGAGGATATAATCCCTTTCTCCTACATGCTGGAAGTCTCATCGCCTGGTCTAAACAGAGAACTCACCAAGCCGGAACACTTTGAGTTCTTTGAAGGAAGACTCGTGCGTGTTATACTGCGCCAGCCGGTGGAGGGACGCAGGGAGATAAAGGGGTACATAAGGGGTGTCACGGAGGGGGTGCTGAAGCTGGAGGAAAAGGATTCGAGGAACATACTTCACGTACCTCTCAGCCACGTAGCTAGGGCCAATCTGGAGATGGAAGAATGGTAAAGAACCTAAGAAGACTGATAGAACAGGTGGCCAAAGAGAAGAATCTACCCGAGTGGCTCGTAGAGAGAGCTCTCAGAAACTCCATAGCACTGGCCGTCAAGAAGTCTCAGAAGATCAGAGAGGATGTGGAAGTACAGCTGGAGGACGATCACATAAAAGCTTACCTGGTGCGTAGGAGTAAAGATCAGACTATTAAGTTACCCATAGATATAGAACCGGCGGATATGGACAGGATAGCAGCTTACGCCGCCAAGGAGGAGTTTTTGAAGGAGCTGGAGAGAGCCGAGGAAGAGCGTAGTTACTTGGAGTTTGTGGAGTTGGAGGGTGAGATAGTGGTGGGGATAGTGAGAAAGGTTCAGGAGGATGGGGATCTTTTGGTGGATCTTGGAAAGGTGATGGGAGTTCTTCCCAAGAAGGAACAGATACCTAAGGAACATTACAAAGTGGGAGATAGATTGAGGGCTCTTTTACTGGAAGTGAGAAAAAGGCGAGGAAAGTACGAGATAATCCTTTCACGTACCCACCCGCGCTTTTTAAAAAAACTCCTTGAGGCAGAGGTACCGGAGATAAAGGAGGGATACATCAAGGTGGAGGCTATAGCTCGCGAACCGGGTGAGAGGGCTAAGGTGTTGGTGAGCTCCACCGACTCCAGAATGGACCCTGTGGGGGTGGTGGTGGGTGTAAGAGGTTCCAAGATAGCTCCCATAACGGAGGAGCTCTCCGGTGAGCGTATAGACGTGATAAAAAAGAGTGATAGTGTAGAGGAGCTCATTAAACGTAGTCTGGCACCGGCACCTGTCAGTGCCGTTAGACTGTTCCCAGAAGAAAAGAGGGCTGAGGTGGCTGTACCGAAGGAGAAACTGTCTTTGGCCATAGGAAAAGGTGGGGTTAACGTCCGACTTGCCAGTAAGATAACCGGTTGGCGCATAGATGTTTATTCAGAGGAGGATTTTGAAAAACTTACCAAGATGACATGAAAGGAGTTCAAGAACTCAAGATTCAAAAACTGGTTTACGGCGGGTACGGTTTTGCTACGGGAGAGGATGGAAGGGTGTATCTGGTTAGGTACGCTGCTCCCGGTGAGGTGGTGAGGGCTCAGATCATAAGGGAGAAGAGGGATTACTCAGAAGCTACTGTGGAAAAGGTGATCATACCTTCCGGTACGCGGAGGAACCCTCCCTGTAGGTACTATACCCACTGCGGTGGGTGTCAGATACAGCATATGGACTACTCTGCTCAGCTGGAGGCCAAAAACGACATTCTTCTGGATAATCTGAAGAGAATAGGAAAACTTCAGTCAGTGAACCTGGGTCCTCCTGTGGTTTCCGGCAGCGAGTTTCACTACAGGCTAAGGGTGCAGTTCAAGGTGGAGGATGGAAAGGTGGGTTTCTTCGCATGGGGAACCCACCAATTGGTGGACATAGAGGAGTGCCTCTTGGTGCACAGAGACATAAACCAGATAATACCGACCCTGCGGGAACTCAGCAGACAAGTAAAGGACTTGAGAGAGATTCATGTTCTTTACTCACCGTGGGAGAAAGAGTTTCTTCTCAAACTGGTGACTGTGTCACCCATTGATAAGGACCGTCTGAGAAAACTGAAGGAGCTTTATATACCACCTCAGGTGGTGGGAGTAGGGAACTACACGATGCTACGGGACACACCAGTGAGAAGGTACTTTTTGGGAAGGGACTTTACCTTCATACAGGTGGGTCCTTACCGGTACAGAGTGAGTGCCGATTCCTTCCTTCAGGTCAACTACACTCTGTACGAGGAATTTGTTAACGCAGTTCTGGAGAAGGTGCAGAGAGTAAGGAAAGCTGTAGAGATACACTGTGGCATAGGCTTTTTCAGTCTACCCCTCTCTCAGCGAGCCGAGTTTCTCTACGCCTCCGACGTAAACCAAGTGGCGGTGAGAGATGCCCAGTACAGTGCTAGGATAAACAGTGTAGACAAGGTGGTGTTTGTCCACGAAAGAGCTGTAGATACCCTAAAGAACTTGGCAGGTGAGGTGATAGATCTTTTGGTGGTGGATCCTCCAAGAGAGGGACTCTCAGAAGGAGAAACCCAACTAATACTCTCCAACAAACCTAAGAACATCGTGTACGTTTCCTGTAACCCTTCCACGCTGGCCAGGGATCTGAAGGTCCTGTCCAAAGGTGGCTATAGTCTTAAGGTTATCAGGCTTGTGGACAACTTTCCTCAAACTTATCATGTGGAGAGTGTGAGTTTCTTGGAGCTAAGCTAAAATTCTATCCATGAACCTCTATGATCTTATAGGGGAACTGAGAGAAGGCGGAAGTGTAGAACTGCTATCCCAATGGAAAGGTGTGCCTGTAAGGGTCAGGATGACCATCAAGTGGGTGTCTCCTGAGGAGAGGTTTGTGAGCCTGGATATGAAAGACTGCAGGTTTCGTCACATATTCTCCTCACCCTCCGTGTATATGAAACTGAAGGAGGTGTATATAGAGGCTTCTGTCTTCAGTAACATAAGGGATGAGCTCGTTGTTGAGGTGTTAGGTATAGCACCACCTCCCCCCTTTGTTCTCCGAGAGTTCGTGAGGGTAGAACCCTCTGATAGGGAACCCATCTACGTGAATTTCTGGGTACATGAGACCGAATTCGTGAGGGCTAAGGTTGTGGACATAAGCGAAGTAGGTGTGGGTGTTCTGCTCACTAAAGAAGAAGCGGAGAGGTTACTGACCGACTTAACCCCTCCCCACAGTCTTCACAAGGAGGTTTATCTGGAGCTTTACCTTCCTCACAGTGATACCATCAGGGGATTGGGTGAGCTCAGAAACATACTGAGCCATCAGGAAGGTGTCTACGTAAGACTCGGTTTTAGGTTGGAGATGGAGGAGAAAGATAAAAGGAAACTAAGACAGTATATCCTCAGAAGGCAGAGGGAGATCTTAGAAGACTTGAGAAAACTATGAGGACCATTTTTGTAATAGCTCTGAGATACCTTCTTTCCAGCAGAGGTTCCACCCTCGTGGTATCCGGTGTTGCCCTTTTGGGTGTAGCCTTGGGTGTTTCGGCTGTTCTCCTCACCATGGCTGTCTTCGCAGGTTTTCAGCACGCCCTTAAGGATAAGATTCTGGCAAGTTCGCCCCATGTAGTGGTAAGCCTTATGACAGAAAAGGATGCGAGAGATGTTAGATCAGTTATACAGAAGGTGAAAGGTGTCAGAAGTGTGAAGTTGGTGACGGTGTACCAGGCTCTCCTTTCCTACAACGGTCGTATCCAGTCTATCACGGTAAAGGGAATGGAACCTGAGGATATAAGGAGTATGGAGAAGTTCTTGGTAAAGGGAAAACTGGAGAAGGGACTGTTGTTGGGTGAGGGTGTGGCAGACGTGTTGGGTGTAAAGATAGGTGATAAAGTGGTCCTCGTTTCTCCTATGGGAATCAGGACTCCCTTAGGGTTTCTTCCTAAAACGGCCACCTTTGAGGTGGCAGGTATCTTTAAAACAGGTACTTTCGAACAGGATTATCTTACTGTGATACTCCCGTTACAGGAGGCCCAGCGTTTCTTTGGGGACGATTGGCAGATGCGTGGTTTTGAAGTGTACCTTTATGATCCTTACAAAGCTGACGAAATAAAGAGAAACATATCAGACATACTGCAAGACGATGCCATAGTAAGGTCATGGATGGACCTTAATGCTCCTCTCTTTAACGCTCTTCAACTGGAAAAGGTGGGTTTGTTCTTTGTACTCCTCCTTATGGTGGTGGTGGCTTCCTTCAACATAACCAGCCTCCTCTTTATGAAGGTAAAGGAGAAGACGAAGGACATAGCTGTTTTAAGGACCTACGGTCTGAAGAGCAGACAGGTACTTGCAATCTTTATACTACAAGGTCTTATGATAGGTTCTACCGGTACTGTGCTTGGACTCTTACTGTCGGTGGTTGGTGCTTACTTCATCAACGAGTACCGGCTGATAAGGGTACCTGCGGATGTGTATATGATGGACCACGTACCAGCCTACTTTGAGGTGAGGGATGTGCTCTGGACTTTGTTGGGAAGTTTAATGCTGTCTGTAGTATCCAGTATACTTCCTTCCTACAGAGCCTCACGCCTTAGTATAGTGGAGGTTCTCAGGAGTGAGTGAGATCATACTTATAGAGAACCTTCACAAGAAGTATCCCAACGGAACTTACGCTCTCAGAGGTGTGAGTTTGAAAATAAAAAAGGGTGAGATGGTGGGTCTCATGGGGCCTTCAGGCTCTGGTAAAAGCACGCTGCTACACATCATAGCAGGACTGGATCTTCCCACGGAAGGAAGGGTATGGGTTATGGGAAGGGAGGTATCTTCTATGAAGGAGGATGAACGAGCTGACTTTAGAAAGAGACACGTGGGCTTTATCTTTCAGTTTTTTTATCTTCTTGAGGACTTTACCGCCTTGGAGAACGTGGCTCTGATAGGCCAACTGGCAGGAGTTCCGGATCCGGTAAGGAAGGCGGAGAAACTTTTGGAACGACTGGGACTTTCCCACAGGCTTCATCACAGACCTTCTGAGCTCTCTGGTGGAGAACAGCAACGCACCGCCATAGCCAGAGCCCTTATACTTCAGCCTGACGTGCTCTTGGCCGATGAACCTACCGGCAATTTGGGTATAGAAGAGGGGAGGAAAGTTATGGAACTTCTCGTGAATCTCAAGGAAGAGGGCATGACCCTTCTGGTAGCAACCCACAACGTGGATCTTATCCCTTACTTTGATAGAATCGTAAGACTGAGGGACGGTCGTGTGGTGGAAGAAGGTGGATGATCTTTTACTGT includes the following:
- a CDS encoding ABC transporter ATP-binding protein, which gives rise to MSEIILIENLHKKYPNGTYALRGVSLKIKKGEMVGLMGPSGSGKSTLLHIIAGLDLPTEGRVWVMGREVSSMKEDERADFRKRHVGFIFQFFYLLEDFTALENVALIGQLAGVPDPVRKAEKLLERLGLSHRLHHRPSELSGGEQQRTAIARALILQPDVLLADEPTGNLGIEEGRKVMELLVNLKEEGMTLLVATHNVDLIPYFDRIVRLRDGRVVEEGG